One window from the genome of Scyliorhinus torazame isolate Kashiwa2021f chromosome 3, sScyTor2.1, whole genome shotgun sequence encodes:
- the ucp1 gene encoding mitochondrial brown fat uncoupling protein 1 isoform X2: protein MVGLKPSSIPPTPGVRFLSAGTAACIADLITFPLDTAKVRLQVQGETTGSPGAGIAKSIKYRGVWGTVSTIIKTEGARSLYNGLVAGLQRQMSFASIRIGLYDSVKQFYTRGSDHASMMTRLLAGCTTGGLAVILAQPTDVVKVRFQAQRNLWGAPKRYNGTFQAYKSIAKDEGVRGLWKGTFPNITRNAIVNCSELVTYDIIKETILRKKLLTDTFPCHFISAFGAGFCATVAASPVDVVKTRYMNSAPGHYKSALNCAWTMLVSEGPTAFYKGFLPSYLRLGSWNVLMFVTYEQLKRAMMMYRES, encoded by the exons ATGGTTGGGCTAAAACCTTCAAGCATTCCCCCAACGCCTGGGGTGCGGTTCCTGAGCGCGGGCACAGCGGCCTGCATCGCTGACCTCATCACATTTCCCCTCGACACAGCTAAAGTCAGATTGCAG GTTCAAGGAGAGACCACAGGGTCCCCGGGGGCCGGAATTGCCAAAAGTATCAAATACCGCGGCGTTTGGGGGACAGTCAGCACAATAATCAAAACGGAGGGAGCGAGGAGTTTGTACAACGGGCTGGTGGCCGGACTGCAGAGGCAGATGAGCTTCGCTTCAATAAGAATCGGTCTCTATGACTCTGTGAAACAATTTTACACCAGAGGGAGTGACC ATGCCAGTATGATGACCCGCCTCCTCGCAGGGTGTACTACGGGAGGACTGGCAGTAATACTGGCTCAGCCGACGGATGTGGTTAAAGTTCGTTTTCAGGCGCAAAGGAACCTCTGGGGTGCTCCAAAACGATACAATGGCACCTTCCAGGCCTATAAATCGATAGCAAAAGATGAAGGAGTTCGAGGGCTTTGGAAAG GAACATTTCCCAACATTACTCGAAATGCCATTGTCAACTGTTCAGAGCTCGTAACCTACGACATCATTAAAGAGACCATTCTGAGGAAAAAACTGTTAACAG ATACCTTTCCGTGCCACTTCATCTCAGCCTTTGGTGCAGGCTTTTGTGCGACAGTAGCAGCTTCTCCTGTTGATGTAGTAAAGACAAGATACATGAACTCTGCCCCTGGGCACTACAAAAGTGCACTGAATTGTGCTTGGACCATGCTGGTTAGCGAAGGACCAACAGCCTTTTACAAAGG GTTTCTTCCCTCTTATCTGCGCCTTGGGAGCTGGAACGTGCTAATGTTTGTGACATATGAGCAGCTGAAAAGGGCAATGATGATGTACAGAGAAAGTTAG
- the ucp1 gene encoding mitochondrial brown fat uncoupling protein 1 isoform X1 — MPQDWKCWLHVSLFSFASFLPYGFQLARSPSRCNFNVQRGQLYFNFKHVLWHVLLHGNNYQHFAKTVAKMVGLKPSSIPPTPGVRFLSAGTAACIADLITFPLDTAKVRLQVQGETTGSPGAGIAKSIKYRGVWGTVSTIIKTEGARSLYNGLVAGLQRQMSFASIRIGLYDSVKQFYTRGSDHASMMTRLLAGCTTGGLAVILAQPTDVVKVRFQAQRNLWGAPKRYNGTFQAYKSIAKDEGVRGLWKGTFPNITRNAIVNCSELVTYDIIKETILRKKLLTDTFPCHFISAFGAGFCATVAASPVDVVKTRYMNSAPGHYKSALNCAWTMLVSEGPTAFYKGFLPSYLRLGSWNVLMFVTYEQLKRAMMMYRES, encoded by the exons ATGCCACAAGATTGGAAATGTTGGCTCCATGTTTCGTTATTTTCCTTTGCATCGTTTCTTCCGTATGGCTTCCAGTTGGCCCGTTCTCCCTCTCGTTGCAACTTTAATGTGCAGCGGGGACAACTCTACTTTAACTTTAAGCATGTTTTGTGGCATGTTTTATTGCACGGCAATAACTATCAG CACTTTGCAAAGACTGTAGCCAAGATGGTTGGGCTAAAACCTTCAAGCATTCCCCCAACGCCTGGGGTGCGGTTCCTGAGCGCGGGCACAGCGGCCTGCATCGCTGACCTCATCACATTTCCCCTCGACACAGCTAAAGTCAGATTGCAG GTTCAAGGAGAGACCACAGGGTCCCCGGGGGCCGGAATTGCCAAAAGTATCAAATACCGCGGCGTTTGGGGGACAGTCAGCACAATAATCAAAACGGAGGGAGCGAGGAGTTTGTACAACGGGCTGGTGGCCGGACTGCAGAGGCAGATGAGCTTCGCTTCAATAAGAATCGGTCTCTATGACTCTGTGAAACAATTTTACACCAGAGGGAGTGACC ATGCCAGTATGATGACCCGCCTCCTCGCAGGGTGTACTACGGGAGGACTGGCAGTAATACTGGCTCAGCCGACGGATGTGGTTAAAGTTCGTTTTCAGGCGCAAAGGAACCTCTGGGGTGCTCCAAAACGATACAATGGCACCTTCCAGGCCTATAAATCGATAGCAAAAGATGAAGGAGTTCGAGGGCTTTGGAAAG GAACATTTCCCAACATTACTCGAAATGCCATTGTCAACTGTTCAGAGCTCGTAACCTACGACATCATTAAAGAGACCATTCTGAGGAAAAAACTGTTAACAG ATACCTTTCCGTGCCACTTCATCTCAGCCTTTGGTGCAGGCTTTTGTGCGACAGTAGCAGCTTCTCCTGTTGATGTAGTAAAGACAAGATACATGAACTCTGCCCCTGGGCACTACAAAAGTGCACTGAATTGTGCTTGGACCATGCTGGTTAGCGAAGGACCAACAGCCTTTTACAAAGG GTTTCTTCCCTCTTATCTGCGCCTTGGGAGCTGGAACGTGCTAATGTTTGTGACATATGAGCAGCTGAAAAGGGCAATGATGATGTACAGAGAAAGTTAG